Proteins from a genomic interval of Caulobacter sp. SL161:
- the murC gene encoding UDP-N-acetylmuramate--L-alanine ligase encodes MIQRRRPVPFELGPVHFIGIGGIGMSGIAEIMLRIGYTVQGSDAKASANTERLEKLGARIFIGHDAAHVEGASAIVYSTAVKADNPEMVAGRDKRLPLVRRAEMLAELMRLQFSIAVGGTHGKTTTTSMVATLLDAGGLDPTVVNGGIINAYGTNAKVGEGDWIVVEADESDGSFLRLKSTVAIVTNIDAEHLDHWGDFEAVKKGFQDFIQNIPFYGFAAVCTDHPEVQALTARIENRRLVTYGTNPQAEVRVSNIAMGPEGATFDIVVSPRDGAVVRYDGLKMPMAGHHNVLNAAAAVAVARELGVDAEAIARGLAGFGGVKRRFTTTGVANGVRVVDDYGHHPVEIAAVLKAARAVSTGKVVAVVQPHRYTRLRDLMTEFSSCFNDADTVIVADVYTAGEQPIPGVDRDALVAGLKKFGHRRALPLENPTALPRLIAAEATSGDLVVLLGAGDITTWSYALPGQLEALAK; translated from the coding sequence ATGATCCAGCGTCGACGCCCCGTACCCTTCGAACTCGGCCCCGTGCACTTCATCGGCATCGGCGGCATTGGCATGTCCGGCATCGCCGAGATCATGCTGCGCATCGGCTACACCGTTCAGGGCAGCGACGCCAAGGCCAGCGCCAACACCGAGCGGCTGGAAAAGCTGGGCGCGCGCATCTTCATCGGCCATGACGCCGCCCACGTCGAGGGCGCGTCGGCCATCGTCTATTCGACGGCCGTGAAGGCCGACAATCCCGAGATGGTCGCCGGCCGCGACAAGCGTCTACCCCTCGTCAGGCGCGCCGAGATGCTGGCCGAGCTGATGCGCCTGCAGTTCTCGATCGCGGTGGGCGGCACGCACGGCAAGACCACCACCACCTCGATGGTCGCCACCCTGCTCGACGCCGGCGGTCTGGACCCCACGGTCGTCAACGGCGGCATCATCAACGCCTACGGCACCAACGCCAAGGTCGGCGAGGGCGACTGGATCGTCGTCGAGGCCGACGAAAGCGACGGCTCGTTCCTGCGCCTGAAGTCGACGGTGGCCATCGTCACCAATATCGACGCCGAGCACCTGGACCACTGGGGCGACTTCGAAGCCGTCAAGAAGGGCTTCCAGGACTTCATCCAGAACATCCCCTTCTACGGCTTCGCCGCCGTCTGCACCGACCATCCCGAAGTGCAGGCCCTGACCGCGCGGATCGAGAACCGCCGTCTGGTGACCTACGGCACCAACCCGCAGGCCGAGGTGCGGGTCTCCAACATCGCCATGGGGCCCGAGGGCGCGACCTTCGACATCGTGGTGTCGCCGCGTGACGGCGCGGTCGTCCGCTATGACGGCCTGAAGATGCCGATGGCCGGCCACCACAACGTGCTGAACGCCGCCGCCGCCGTGGCGGTGGCCCGCGAGCTGGGCGTTGACGCCGAAGCCATCGCGCGCGGCCTGGCCGGCTTTGGCGGGGTCAAGCGCCGCTTCACCACCACCGGCGTGGCCAACGGCGTCCGCGTGGTCGACGACTACGGCCACCACCCGGTCGAGATCGCCGCCGTGCTGAAGGCCGCCCGCGCGGTGTCGACCGGCAAGGTCGTCGCCGTGGTCCAGCCGCACCGCTACACGCGCCTGCGCGACCTGATGACCGAGTTCTCAAGCTGCTTCAACGACGCCGACACGGTGATCGTCGCCGACGTCTATACGGCCGGCGAGCAGCCGATTCCGGGCGTGGATCGCGACGCCCTGGTCGCGGGGCTCAAGAAGTTCGGCCACCGCCGGGCCCTGCCGCTGGAGAACCCGACGGCCCTGCCGCGCCTGATCGCCGCCGAGGCGACCAGCGGCGACCTCGTCGTTCTGCTGGGGGCCGGCGATATCACGACTTGGTCCTACGCCTTGCCGGGGCAGCTGGAAGCGCTGGCCAAGTGA
- the murB gene encoding UDP-N-acetylmuramate dehydrogenase has product MSWKANLPTVRGKLLIDEPLAPFTWFRVGGPADVVFLPADEQDLSDFLKALDPSVPVMAIGVGSNLLVRDGGVEGVIIRLGKGFNTVEALGDNRIRSGSAVPDAILARKAAEAGIAGLEFYVGVPGTIGGAVIMNAGCYGSETVNVVKSVRVMDHAGVVRELSVEDLHYTYRHSALQDGEPVIVLDAIFEGTPDAPEAIKARMAEITARRETTQPIREKTGGSTFKNPPGYSSWKLVDEAGWRGKPFGGAMFSPLHCNFLINTGEATAADLEGLGEAVRADVLAKTGVQLDWEIKRIGRAG; this is encoded by the coding sequence GTGAGCTGGAAGGCAAACCTCCCGACCGTCCGCGGCAAACTGCTGATCGACGAGCCGCTGGCGCCGTTCACCTGGTTTCGGGTCGGTGGTCCGGCCGACGTGGTGTTCCTGCCGGCCGACGAGCAGGACCTGTCGGATTTCCTCAAGGCCCTGGACCCGAGCGTTCCGGTCATGGCGATCGGCGTCGGCTCCAACCTGCTGGTCCGCGACGGTGGCGTCGAGGGCGTCATCATCCGTCTGGGCAAGGGCTTCAACACGGTCGAGGCCCTGGGCGACAATCGGATCCGGTCCGGCAGCGCCGTGCCCGACGCCATCCTGGCCCGCAAGGCGGCCGAGGCCGGCATCGCGGGGCTGGAGTTCTATGTCGGCGTGCCCGGCACGATCGGCGGCGCGGTGATCATGAACGCCGGCTGCTACGGCTCCGAGACCGTCAATGTGGTCAAGTCCGTGCGCGTGATGGACCACGCCGGCGTCGTCCGCGAACTGAGCGTCGAGGACCTGCACTACACCTATCGCCACAGCGCCCTGCAGGACGGCGAGCCGGTGATCGTGCTGGACGCGATCTTCGAGGGGACGCCGGACGCGCCCGAGGCGATCAAGGCCCGCATGGCCGAGATCACCGCCCGCCGCGAGACCACCCAGCCGATCCGCGAAAAGACCGGCGGCTCGACCTTCAAGAACCCGCCGGGTTACTCGTCCTGGAAGCTTGTCGACGAGGCCGGCTGGCGCGGAAAGCCCTTCGGCGGGGCGATGTTCTCGCCCCTGCACTGCAACTTCCTGATCAATACTGGCGAGGCGACGGCCGCCGACCTGGAAGGCCTGGGCGAGGCCGTGCGGGCCGACGTGCTGGCCAAGACCGGCGTCCAGCTGGACTGGGAAATCAAGCGGATCGGGCGCGCGGGGTAG
- the ftsW gene encoding putative lipid II flippase FtsW gives MASNATHAFARTDRTALGLWWWTTDRWLLGATALLVTLGMLLSFASSPAAAQRIGIDDQFHFALRMCFFATASSVLMLITSMLSPRDIRRAAFFIYLGAIAVMIALPFIGHNAKGATRWLQFAGFTLQPSEFMKPALIVLVSWMFAEGQKGEGVPGVSIAFLLYFIAVALLLIQPDVGQTVLITIAFGAAFWMAGVPISWIMGLGGVALAGLGSTYFLFDHVHARVQKFLSPDQADTHQITRAAEAIRAGGLFGRGPGEGVMKRHVPDLHTDFIYSVAAEEYGLIFSWSLIGLFAFVVVRGLYKAMKLNDPFEQVAAAGLFVLVGQQALINIAVNLNMIPTKGMTLPFISYGGSSMLAMGLTLGMALALLRKRPGAYGASGEFGFGRADA, from the coding sequence ATGGCCTCCAACGCGACCCACGCTTTCGCCCGCACCGACCGCACCGCGCTCGGCCTGTGGTGGTGGACGACGGATCGCTGGCTGCTGGGCGCGACGGCGCTTCTGGTGACGCTGGGCATGCTGCTGTCGTTTGCGTCGAGCCCGGCTGCGGCGCAGCGGATCGGCATCGACGACCAGTTCCACTTCGCCCTTCGCATGTGCTTTTTCGCCACCGCCTCGTCGGTGCTGATGTTGATCACCTCGATGCTGTCGCCGCGGGACATCCGCCGCGCCGCGTTCTTCATCTATCTTGGAGCGATCGCCGTGATGATCGCTCTGCCGTTCATCGGCCACAACGCTAAGGGCGCGACGCGCTGGCTGCAGTTCGCCGGCTTCACCCTGCAGCCGTCGGAGTTCATGAAGCCGGCCCTGATCGTGTTGGTCTCGTGGATGTTCGCCGAGGGGCAGAAGGGCGAGGGCGTGCCCGGCGTCTCGATCGCCTTCCTGCTTTATTTCATCGCCGTGGCCCTGCTGCTGATCCAGCCCGATGTCGGCCAGACCGTGCTGATCACCATCGCCTTCGGCGCGGCCTTCTGGATGGCCGGGGTGCCGATCTCGTGGATCATGGGGCTTGGCGGGGTGGCGCTGGCGGGGCTGGGGTCGACCTATTTCCTGTTCGACCACGTCCATGCGCGCGTGCAGAAGTTCCTCAGCCCCGACCAGGCCGACACCCACCAGATCACCCGCGCCGCCGAGGCCATCCGCGCCGGCGGCCTCTTTGGACGCGGGCCGGGCGAGGGCGTCATGAAGCGCCACGTGCCCGACCTGCACACCGACTTCATCTATTCGGTGGCGGCCGAGGAGTACGGCCTGATCTTCTCCTGGTCGCTGATCGGCCTTTTCGCCTTCGTCGTGGTGCGTGGACTTTACAAGGCCATGAAGCTCAATGACCCGTTCGAGCAGGTCGCGGCGGCCGGATTGTTCGTTCTGGTGGGCCAGCAAGCGCTGATCAACATCGCGGTGAACTTGAACATGATCCCAACCAAGGGCATGACGCTCCCGTTCATCAGTTACGGGGGCTCCTCGATGCTCGCGATGGGACTAACGCTGGGCATGGCCCTGGCCTTGTTGCGCAAACGCCCCGGCGCCTATGGCGCGAGCGGCGAGTTCGGCTTCGGTCGCGCGGACGCCTGA
- a CDS encoding sensor histidine kinase, protein MAEETSDKTVLEGAGAYFLSVVEASQDCIRVISADGYLEYMNAQGKFLLEIEDFEGRNRHKYWPDMWPLESRDTVEQALRAAMAGNAVAFRAPCPTAKGAPRWWDTTVSPILEGGRVIRVLATSRDVSGERLAESHRQLLVNELNHRVKNTLATVQSVANQSLRNAGVDASVRDALEGRLMAIAATHNVLTDQNWSAASLRQIVDGSVTPYRANPGQLTISGDDLKVSPKPAVVMALAFHELAINALKYGALSAPDGHVDIHWSVDPDDQLLIEWAERGGPTVRPPERRGFGSRIVELALPNELGGKVDLDYRRDGLRCSIRSPLSALDKNDAFMPLG, encoded by the coding sequence GTGGCCGAAGAAACATCGGACAAGACTGTTCTGGAGGGCGCTGGGGCTTACTTCCTCAGCGTGGTCGAGGCTAGCCAGGACTGCATTCGCGTCATCAGCGCCGACGGCTATCTCGAATACATGAACGCCCAGGGCAAGTTCCTGCTTGAGATCGAGGATTTCGAGGGGCGCAATCGCCATAAGTATTGGCCTGACATGTGGCCGCTCGAGAGTCGCGACACCGTCGAGCAGGCTCTGCGCGCGGCCATGGCCGGCAACGCCGTGGCCTTCCGGGCCCCCTGCCCGACGGCCAAGGGCGCGCCCCGCTGGTGGGACACCACCGTCTCGCCGATTCTCGAAGGCGGCCGCGTCATTCGCGTGCTGGCCACCTCACGCGACGTCAGCGGCGAGCGCCTGGCGGAGAGCCATCGGCAGCTGCTGGTCAATGAGCTGAACCATCGGGTGAAGAACACTCTCGCCACGGTCCAGTCGGTCGCCAACCAGTCCCTGCGCAACGCGGGTGTGGACGCCTCGGTGCGCGACGCGCTGGAAGGGCGCTTGATGGCGATCGCCGCCACGCATAACGTCCTGACCGACCAGAACTGGTCCGCCGCCAGCCTGCGCCAGATCGTCGATGGTTCAGTGACGCCCTATCGCGCCAATCCCGGACAGCTGACCATCAGCGGCGATGACCTGAAGGTCTCCCCCAAACCGGCCGTCGTGATGGCCCTGGCGTTCCACGAACTGGCGATCAACGCGCTGAAGTACGGCGCCCTGTCGGCGCCCGACGGCCATGTCGACATCCACTGGTCGGTCGATCCGGACGACCAGCTGCTGATCGAGTGGGCCGAGCGCGGCGGCCCCACGGTGCGCCCACCCGAGCGCCGGGGCTTTGGCTCGCGGATCGTCGAACTGGCCCTGCCTAACGAGCTGGGCGGCAAGGTCGACCTGGACTATCGCCGCGACGGCCTGCGTTGCTCCATCCGATCACCACTCTCGGCCCTGGACAAGAACGACGCGTTCATGCCGCTGGGGTGA
- a CDS encoding chloride channel protein, with protein MTEPAEAPEPESAKAASPPWRSVLRVAAIDRARLREAGRQALPWLAWLRRRTRSSELWVIAVATVVGLVAGALAVALGALAHGTQVAIFNFDPNERLSAQAMIEPWRLLAIPLGGLVLGLFTAAVLRFRPNHAVDPVEANALHGGRLSIRDSLIICVQTLISNGSGASVGLEAAYAQAGGATASWVGQKLNLRRGDLRILVGAGAGAAIAAAFGAPLTGAFYAFEIVIGAYTVANIAPVAAAALAGVMVAKALGSTPYLLKTSVVAISSPADYALYGLLGLLAAFFGVALMRAVAVADRWAIKAPLPRWSKPAIGGVALAALALVTPQTLSGGHGALHLDLNSDLPLKVLLVLILMKAVASIVSLSSGFRGGLFFAALFLGALMGQAFALVVNMTTGTVHLDPIAASLVGMGALGVAIVGGPFTMSFLVLEATGDFTVTGATLAASLIASAVVRETFGYSFSTWRLHLRGETIRSAHDVSWMRNLTAGKMMRRDVKTIAAGTSLAEFRRRFPLGSTKRAVLTDETGRYAGIVATAAVYAEPLERDATVAALAAHTRVALAPELSIKAIMTAFDETGADELAVVDEGGEVIGLITEAHVTRRYAEELEKARRELTGDTG; from the coding sequence ATGACCGAACCGGCTGAGGCCCCCGAACCGGAGTCCGCCAAGGCCGCTTCGCCTCCCTGGCGCTCTGTTTTGCGTGTGGCGGCCATCGATCGCGCGCGTTTGCGCGAGGCCGGTCGCCAGGCCCTGCCATGGTTGGCCTGGCTGCGCCGCCGGACGCGCTCCTCCGAACTCTGGGTTATCGCAGTGGCGACGGTCGTAGGCCTAGTGGCCGGCGCCTTGGCGGTCGCGCTGGGCGCGCTGGCGCACGGGACCCAGGTCGCGATCTTCAATTTCGATCCTAATGAACGCCTGTCGGCCCAGGCCATGATCGAGCCCTGGCGGCTGCTGGCCATTCCTCTGGGCGGGCTGGTGCTGGGTCTGTTCACGGCTGCGGTCCTGCGTTTTCGCCCCAACCACGCCGTCGACCCCGTCGAGGCCAACGCCCTGCACGGCGGGCGGCTGTCGATCCGCGACAGTCTGATCATCTGCGTGCAGACCCTGATCTCGAACGGCTCGGGCGCGTCGGTGGGGCTCGAGGCGGCCTACGCCCAGGCCGGCGGCGCGACAGCATCCTGGGTGGGGCAGAAGCTGAACCTCCGCCGAGGCGATCTGCGGATTCTGGTCGGCGCGGGGGCCGGCGCGGCGATCGCGGCGGCGTTCGGTGCGCCGCTGACCGGCGCCTTCTACGCGTTCGAGATCGTCATCGGCGCCTATACGGTCGCCAACATCGCCCCGGTGGCGGCGGCCGCCCTCGCCGGGGTTATGGTGGCCAAGGCCCTGGGCTCCACGCCCTATCTCCTCAAGACCTCAGTGGTCGCCATTTCGTCTCCAGCCGACTACGCGCTGTATGGCTTGCTGGGTCTGCTGGCCGCCTTCTTTGGCGTGGCGCTGATGCGGGCCGTGGCGGTGGCCGACCGGTGGGCGATCAAGGCGCCCCTGCCGCGCTGGTCGAAGCCCGCGATTGGGGGCGTAGCGCTCGCCGCTCTCGCCCTGGTGACGCCCCAGACCTTGTCCGGGGGCCACGGCGCGCTGCACCTGGATCTCAACAGCGACCTGCCGCTGAAGGTGCTGCTGGTGCTGATCCTGATGAAGGCGGTCGCCTCGATCGTGTCACTGAGCTCGGGCTTCCGGGGCGGCCTGTTCTTCGCCGCCCTGTTTCTGGGCGCGCTCATGGGGCAGGCCTTCGCCCTAGTGGTGAACATGACCACGGGGACTGTGCACCTCGACCCGATCGCAGCCTCGCTGGTCGGCATGGGCGCTCTGGGCGTGGCGATTGTCGGCGGGCCCTTCACCATGTCTTTCCTGGTGCTGGAGGCGACGGGCGATTTCACCGTCACCGGCGCGACCCTGGCCGCCTCGCTGATCGCCAGCGCCGTGGTGCGCGAGACCTTCGGCTATTCGTTCTCGACCTGGCGGCTGCACCTGCGCGGCGAGACGATCCGCAGCGCCCACGACGTCAGCTGGATGCGCAATCTTACCGCCGGCAAGATGATGCGTCGCGATGTGAAGACGATCGCGGCCGGCACGAGCCTCGCCGAATTCCGCCGCCGGTTCCCGCTGGGCTCGACCAAGCGGGCGGTGCTGACGGACGAGACGGGGCGCTACGCCGGCATTGTCGCCACGGCGGCCGTCTATGCCGAGCCGCTCGAGCGCGACGCCACGGTGGCGGCCCTGGCGGCTCACACGCGCGTGGCCCTGGCGCCGGAGTTGTCGATCAAGGCGATCATGACCGCCTTTGACGAGACCGGCGCCGACGAACTGGCCGTAGTCGACGAGGGCGGGGAGGTCATCGGCCTGATCACCGAGGCCCACGTCACCCGCCGCTACGCCGAAGAACTGGAGAAGGCCCGCCGCGAACTCACCGGGGATACGGGGTGA
- a CDS encoding M20/M25/M40 family metallo-hydrolase has translation MLMFRRLLIASAAFALVCGAAHAQDLKTAEALRDKALRDYLAWDITEDLTTNIGPRLVGSPAMAKAKDWGVAKLKALGFTNIKVDEFAKPSWSRGEESAELVAPYAMKLGAVGLGRTVSTPAGGLEAEVALFKTFADMMAAPEGALKGKIVVITQPMVRTQNGAGYGVAGISRRVGPVEAAKRGAVAMLIRSISTSDSTVPHTGGTANGEGVVTIPAAAIGVPEAEQLERLAARKVPMRVKLKLESSVNPNNVAWNISGDIKGSEKPDEVIVIGGHLDSWDVGTGALDDATGIAITTAAAKLIGDLPKRPKRTIRVVMWGSEESGGSSEAYLAAHKDELTKMVLAGESDTGADRIYSLQVPAGSLDHPVVKAAASVLAPLKIYVDRTPAAGAGADVAGIERAGVPVINLNQDASRYFDYHHTMDDTLDKVRPDELAQNVAAWASLVYLVADSDVDFRALKPAAPAAK, from the coding sequence TTGCTCATGTTCCGTCGTCTGTTGATTGCTTCCGCCGCCTTCGCCCTTGTTTGCGGCGCTGCGCACGCCCAGGACCTCAAGACCGCCGAGGCGCTGCGCGACAAGGCCCTGCGCGACTATCTGGCCTGGGACATCACCGAGGACCTGACCACCAATATCGGCCCGCGCCTTGTGGGCTCGCCGGCCATGGCCAAGGCGAAAGACTGGGGCGTCGCCAAGCTCAAGGCGCTGGGCTTCACCAACATCAAGGTCGATGAGTTCGCCAAGCCCTCTTGGAGCCGGGGCGAGGAGAGCGCCGAGCTGGTCGCGCCCTACGCCATGAAGCTGGGCGCGGTGGGCCTGGGCCGCACCGTCTCGACGCCGGCCGGCGGTCTCGAGGCCGAGGTGGCGCTGTTCAAGACCTTCGCCGACATGATGGCCGCGCCCGAAGGCGCGCTGAAGGGCAAGATCGTGGTGATCACCCAGCCGATGGTCCGCACCCAGAACGGCGCCGGCTATGGCGTGGCGGGGATCTCGCGCCGGGTGGGCCCGGTCGAGGCGGCCAAGCGGGGCGCGGTCGCCATGCTGATCCGCTCGATCTCGACGTCCGACTCCACTGTTCCCCACACCGGCGGCACCGCCAACGGCGAGGGCGTGGTGACCATCCCGGCGGCCGCTATAGGCGTGCCCGAGGCCGAGCAGCTGGAGCGCCTGGCCGCCCGCAAGGTCCCGATGCGGGTGAAGCTCAAGCTGGAGTCGAGCGTCAACCCCAACAACGTGGCCTGGAACATCTCGGGCGACATCAAGGGCTCGGAAAAGCCGGATGAGGTCATCGTCATCGGCGGCCACCTGGACAGCTGGGACGTGGGCACCGGCGCGCTGGACGACGCCACCGGCATCGCCATCACCACGGCTGCGGCCAAGCTGATCGGCGACCTGCCCAAGCGTCCCAAGCGCACGATCCGCGTGGTCATGTGGGGCTCGGAAGAGAGCGGCGGCTCGTCGGAGGCCTATCTGGCCGCGCACAAGGACGAACTGACCAAGATGGTCCTGGCCGGCGAGAGCGACACGGGCGCGGACCGCATCTACAGCCTGCAGGTGCCGGCGGGCTCGCTGGACCATCCGGTGGTCAAGGCCGCCGCCAGCGTGCTGGCCCCGCTGAAGATCTATGTGGATCGCACGCCCGCCGCCGGCGCCGGCGCGGACGTCGCCGGGATCGAGCGGGCCGGGGTTCCGGTCATCAACCTGAACCAGGACGCCAGTCGCTACTTCGACTACCACCACACCATGGACGACACGCTGGACAAGGTTCGCCCCGACGAACTGGCCCAGAACGTCGCCGCCTGGGCGTCGCTGGTCTATCTGGTGGCCGACAGCGACGTGGACTTCCGCGCGCTGAAGCCGGCGGCTCCGGCGGCGAAGTAG
- a CDS encoding D-alanine--D-alanine ligase, whose product MTQQPQADAPLAGRHIAVLLGGPSSERKVSLVSGAACADALERLGAKVTRIDPGPDVAQVLTATKPDMVFNALHGEWGEDGCVQGVLETLKLPYTHSGVLASALAMDKAKAKAVLAAAGVTVPGGGLFNRHDVARDHVLQPPYVVKPNAEGSSVGVFIIKEGANRPPEEVGAPSWTFGEEVMVEPYIQGMELAVAVLGESNGPRALAVTDIRASTGFYDYEAKYSEGGSIHVLPAPIPNAVRDRAMRMAELAHTALGCRGVTRSDFRYDDINDLLVLLEVNTQPGMTPTSLAPEQADHVGIPFDQLVLWIVEDAYARCSAGGTA is encoded by the coding sequence ATGACCCAGCAGCCCCAAGCTGACGCCCCTTTGGCCGGCCGCCACATCGCCGTCCTGCTCGGCGGCCCCTCGTCGGAACGCAAGGTCAGTCTGGTGTCGGGCGCGGCCTGCGCCGACGCGCTGGAGAGGCTGGGCGCCAAGGTCACTCGGATCGATCCGGGTCCGGACGTGGCCCAGGTGCTGACGGCGACCAAGCCGGATATGGTGTTCAACGCCCTGCATGGCGAGTGGGGCGAGGACGGGTGCGTGCAGGGCGTTCTGGAGACGCTGAAGCTGCCCTACACTCACTCAGGCGTGCTGGCTTCGGCCCTGGCGATGGACAAGGCCAAGGCCAAGGCTGTGCTGGCCGCGGCCGGCGTCACAGTGCCGGGTGGCGGCCTTTTCAACCGACACGATGTCGCGCGCGACCATGTGCTGCAGCCCCCCTATGTCGTGAAGCCGAACGCTGAAGGCTCGTCCGTTGGCGTGTTCATCATCAAGGAAGGCGCCAATCGTCCGCCCGAGGAGGTCGGTGCGCCGTCCTGGACCTTCGGCGAAGAGGTGATGGTGGAACCCTACATCCAGGGGATGGAGCTGGCGGTCGCCGTTCTGGGTGAGTCAAATGGTCCCAGGGCGCTGGCGGTGACCGATATCCGTGCATCCACAGGTTTTTACGACTACGAAGCCAAGTACTCCGAAGGCGGTTCAATCCACGTCCTGCCGGCCCCAATCCCCAATGCTGTAAGGGATCGCGCCATGCGTATGGCCGAGCTGGCCCATACCGCTCTTGGTTGCCGAGGGGTAACCCGGTCGGACTTTCGTTATGACGACATTAACGACCTTCTGGTCCTTCTAGAGGTCAACACGCAGCCCGGCATGACGCCGACCTCGCTCGCTCCCGAGCAGGCCGACCACGTCGGGATCCCGTTTGACCAGTTAGTTTTGTGGATCGTGGAGGACGCTTATGCCCGCTGTAGTGCGGGGGGGACCGCCTAA
- the murG gene encoding undecaprenyldiphospho-muramoylpentapeptide beta-N-acetylglucosaminyltransferase, translated as MSKLAVVAAGGTGGHMFPAQALAEALAARGWRVVLATDDRGALYADKFPAEERLALSAATAKSNDPLGMIKAGFTVMQGVLEARAAFKRLDPAVVVGFGGYPALPALLGALSQGRPTVIHEQNAVLGRVNRFLAPRVNEVACAFPTLEKAAPAVKARAHVVGNPVRPPVRALYDVPYIAPEVQLRLLVTGGSQGARLLSELIPEAVAKLPEEMRGRLKVFQQARAESMEQARKTYRNAMVECEVAPFFRDMAGYLRQSHLVIGRSGASTCTELAVAGRPSILVPLKIAADDHQRFNARLLEEAGGAAVCLEDELTVDVMAAALKALLSKPERLEKMAAGARSAAKPNAAEELADLVEKTAR; from the coding sequence ATGAGCAAGCTGGCTGTCGTCGCCGCCGGGGGAACCGGCGGCCACATGTTCCCCGCCCAGGCCCTGGCGGAGGCGCTGGCCGCGCGCGGCTGGCGCGTCGTGCTGGCCACCGATGATCGCGGCGCGCTGTACGCCGATAAGTTCCCAGCCGAGGAGCGCCTGGCGCTGTCGGCTGCGACGGCCAAGTCCAACGACCCGCTGGGCATGATCAAGGCCGGCTTCACGGTCATGCAGGGCGTGCTTGAGGCCCGGGCGGCGTTCAAGCGGCTGGACCCGGCTGTCGTGGTCGGCTTCGGCGGCTATCCGGCCTTGCCGGCCCTGCTGGGCGCGCTGTCGCAAGGCCGCCCGACCGTCATTCACGAACAGAACGCGGTGCTGGGCCGCGTGAACCGTTTCCTGGCCCCGCGCGTCAATGAAGTGGCCTGCGCCTTCCCGACGCTGGAGAAGGCCGCGCCCGCCGTGAAGGCCCGCGCCCACGTGGTCGGCAATCCGGTGCGCCCGCCCGTGCGCGCCCTCTACGACGTGCCCTATATCGCGCCTGAGGTGCAGCTGCGCCTGCTGGTCACCGGCGGCAGCCAGGGCGCGCGCCTGCTGTCCGAGCTGATCCCCGAGGCCGTGGCCAAGCTGCCCGAAGAGATGCGCGGCCGGCTGAAGGTGTTCCAGCAGGCTCGCGCCGAGAGCATGGAGCAGGCCCGCAAGACCTATCGCAACGCCATGGTGGAGTGCGAGGTCGCGCCGTTCTTCCGCGACATGGCCGGCTATCTGCGCCAATCGCACCTGGTCATCGGCCGCTCGGGCGCCTCGACCTGCACCGAGCTGGCGGTGGCCGGCCGGCCGTCGATCCTAGTGCCGCTGAAGATCGCCGCCGACGACCACCAGCGCTTCAACGCCCGCCTGCTGGAAGAGGCCGGCGGCGCGGCCGTGTGCCTGGAGGACGAACTGACCGTCGACGTGATGGCCGCCGCCCTGAAGGCCCTGCTGTCCAAGCCCGAACGCCTGGAAAAGATGGCCGCCGGCGCGCGGTCAGCGGCCAAGCCGAACGCGGCGGAGGAGCTGGCGGATCTGGTGGAGAAGACGGCGCGGTGA
- a CDS encoding PIN domain-containing protein: MPIRLCLDLNVWLGAVLSERAGRKDTAAQLLVQAVRSGQSVRGPVASVISWGMLNRYRQVLIGAGLERDHANRLVEVMATIARDGPSLTLGGVGVLPLEDEEDRHVLETAVAGRADMLVTHNLRDFVGQDVRTLVADRYYGFEAAAAKLLVVHTYDAAAWIRGEEPPTEVAAFLDP, from the coding sequence GTGCCGATTAGGCTCTGCCTGGATCTCAACGTATGGCTGGGCGCGGTGCTGTCGGAGAGGGCGGGGCGCAAAGACACCGCCGCGCAGCTGTTGGTCCAAGCGGTGCGATCCGGACAATCGGTGCGCGGACCTGTGGCGTCGGTCATCTCTTGGGGCATGCTGAACCGATACCGTCAGGTGCTCATCGGCGCGGGCCTTGAGCGCGATCATGCCAACCGGTTGGTCGAGGTCATGGCGACGATCGCGCGGGACGGTCCTTCGCTGACCCTGGGGGGCGTCGGGGTCCTGCCTCTGGAAGACGAGGAGGATCGCCACGTTCTCGAGACCGCTGTGGCTGGTCGCGCGGACATGCTGGTGACGCACAACCTGCGGGATTTCGTCGGCCAGGATGTGCGGACCCTCGTGGCGGACCGCTACTACGGCTTCGAGGCTGCGGCCGCGAAGCTTTTGGTGGTTCATACCTATGACGCTGCGGCCTGGATCCGGGGGGAGGAGCCGCCAACCGAGGTCGCGGCCTTCCTGGATCCTTAG